A single genomic interval of Effusibacillus pohliae DSM 22757 harbors:
- the terL gene encoding phage terminase large subunit, translating into MSSSFGVDKLLSPELIREIARTDYSFYAEYVHRGVYRPARHHRLICSYLEAVERGDITRLMIFMPPRHGKSMTVSETFPSFFIGKKPHRRVIEVSYGQDLARKFGRANRQKVEEFGRELFGIYLARDNSSVVNWDIEGNRGGMISVGIGGPITGQGADLLLIDDPIKNRKEADSKTYRDMVWNEYRNTLYTRLHPGGRIIIILTRWHEDDLAGRLLNPELGYVTAEEAAQWTVLSLPAEAEEYDPLGRNPGDPLWPEHGFDKAWLEATKRAVGSQAWAALYQQRPSPQEGSLFKRHWWRFYTELPNRFDEMLQSWDCTFKDGDSSDYVVGQVWGRVGGDFYLLDQVRDRMDLPATMRAIETLAAKWPNAYAKLIEDKANGPAVIQMLQHKIPGLLAVNPEGGKVVRAAAVSPVVEAGNVYLPPPGITPWIHDFMEECAVFPNGAYDDQVDAMTQALIRMMNRRVQIFV; encoded by the coding sequence TTGTCAAGCAGCTTTGGCGTCGACAAATTGCTCTCGCCGGAATTGATCCGGGAGATAGCGAGGACTGATTACTCGTTCTATGCCGAGTACGTTCACCGGGGCGTGTATCGTCCGGCCCGGCACCATCGGTTGATTTGCTCCTATCTTGAAGCGGTGGAGCGCGGCGACATTACCCGTCTGATGATTTTCATGCCGCCGCGGCACGGGAAGTCCATGACGGTGAGCGAAACGTTCCCGTCTTTTTTCATTGGCAAAAAACCGCATCGGCGCGTGATCGAGGTTTCCTATGGCCAAGATCTGGCGCGGAAATTCGGCCGGGCCAACCGACAGAAGGTGGAGGAATTCGGACGCGAACTGTTCGGCATCTATCTGGCCCGCGACAATTCGTCTGTCGTGAACTGGGACATCGAAGGGAACCGGGGCGGCATGATTTCCGTGGGCATCGGCGGCCCGATCACCGGGCAAGGGGCCGATCTGCTGCTGATTGACGACCCCATCAAGAACCGGAAGGAAGCCGACAGCAAAACCTACCGGGACATGGTCTGGAACGAATACCGGAACACTCTGTATACACGCCTGCACCCCGGTGGTCGCATCATCATCATTCTGACACGGTGGCACGAGGATGATCTGGCGGGTCGTCTTTTGAATCCGGAACTTGGGTATGTGACGGCAGAAGAAGCGGCACAATGGACGGTTCTTTCTCTCCCGGCTGAAGCGGAAGAATACGACCCGCTGGGCCGGAATCCCGGTGATCCTCTCTGGCCTGAACATGGATTCGACAAGGCATGGCTTGAGGCGACAAAGCGGGCGGTTGGCTCCCAAGCGTGGGCGGCTCTCTATCAGCAACGTCCTTCGCCGCAGGAGGGCAGCCTGTTTAAACGGCATTGGTGGCGGTTCTATACAGAATTGCCAAACCGGTTTGATGAGATGTTGCAATCATGGGACTGCACGTTCAAAGATGGTGATTCCAGTGACTATGTGGTGGGTCAAGTATGGGGCCGCGTTGGCGGCGATTTTTATTTGCTGGACCAAGTCCGGGACCGCATGGATCTACCGGCTACTATGCGGGCGATCGAAACGCTGGCCGCCAAGTGGCCCAATGCCTATGCCAAGCTCATCGAGGACAAGGCGAACGGCCCGGCGGTCATTCAAATGCTGCAACACAAGATTCCGGGGTTGCTGGCCGTGAATCCGGAAGGCGGAAAGGTCGTCCGGGCGGCTGCCGTGTCGCCGGTCGTGGAGGCCGGGAACGTGTATTTGCCGCCCCCGGGTATCACGCCGTGGATCCACGATTTCATGGAGGAGTGTGCGGTGTTTCCCAACGGCGCGTACGACGATCAGGTCGATGCGATGACGCAAGCGCTTATTCGGATGATGAACCGCAGGGTGCAGATTTTTGTGTAG
- a CDS encoding phage portal protein, with the protein MAIDKALRDVARKDSRAYGLVPVWQQGVPRYPNFSVDQLTDEGYRKNSIVSACISMIATSAPEAVLRVYKPTRRGKVEVPNHWLIRLLQRPNPHLSAYELWEWTHTFLNTSGNCYWELVRAGDNPNGPVVEVYPLRPDRMKIIPDAKEFIAGYEYVVNGQSIFFESWEVIHFKFPDPLDDYYGLSPIKRVARELGIDNEATDFTATFFENAAVPFGLLTTDQPLQDDEADRIATRWWQRFRGKRKHKPAVLGKGTTYQQLGLNFRDMEFEALRSFTETRLCAAFGVDPVLLPSWVGIRHGGKYSNYSEAKRHLWDETIIPALRRIESKITSQLLANEGLIARFDLSGVHALQEDVNEKYNRVIAAYNGGLIRLNEGRTEIGFDPVEGGDRFVFEMQRSASPAPDPADDSGDNAAETDNAVNGYPDDQGDNGQKDLFLKTLAADKEQFADRILRLQDQVIPKFTRDLQAYFKRQKQNVLSILDGSKTIDPAEYQRINREILGLANDWYDDLAALTLEQIMKILVAGGSIAAELVGREFDGTSPEVVAFLESYVPKFTQNVNAITQEDLQAVMIKAQLAGWGIARLKDEIRTLFNSYTDYRAEMIARSESVRSSNAGAHAAFKAADVTRVEWLATEDDRTCPFCMEMDGKVVGIDQVFFKVGDKLTVKDENGQQQSLKITYEDVKYPPLHPNCRCTILPVVE; encoded by the coding sequence GTGGCCATTGATAAAGCGTTGCGTGATGTGGCTCGAAAGGATTCAAGGGCCTATGGATTGGTCCCTGTGTGGCAGCAGGGCGTTCCCCGATACCCGAATTTTAGCGTTGATCAGCTTACCGATGAGGGGTACAGGAAGAATTCGATTGTGTCGGCCTGCATCTCGATGATCGCGACTTCGGCTCCCGAGGCGGTGTTGCGCGTTTACAAGCCGACCCGAAGGGGGAAAGTGGAGGTCCCCAATCATTGGCTGATCCGCCTTTTACAACGGCCGAATCCCCATCTTTCGGCCTATGAACTGTGGGAATGGACGCATACGTTCTTGAATACCTCGGGAAATTGCTATTGGGAGTTGGTTCGGGCGGGCGACAATCCGAACGGTCCGGTGGTGGAGGTGTATCCTCTCAGGCCGGATCGGATGAAGATCATACCGGACGCAAAGGAATTTATCGCCGGGTATGAGTATGTGGTCAACGGCCAGAGCATTTTCTTCGAGTCGTGGGAGGTCATTCATTTCAAATTCCCGGATCCGCTGGACGATTACTACGGACTTTCGCCCATTAAGCGGGTCGCTCGGGAATTGGGAATCGATAACGAAGCGACCGATTTCACGGCCACTTTTTTTGAGAACGCCGCCGTTCCGTTTGGTCTGTTGACGACCGACCAGCCGCTGCAGGACGATGAAGCCGATCGGATTGCGACCCGCTGGTGGCAACGCTTCCGTGGGAAGCGAAAGCACAAGCCAGCCGTATTGGGAAAGGGAACGACCTATCAGCAGTTGGGGCTTAATTTCCGCGATATGGAGTTTGAAGCTCTCCGGTCCTTCACGGAAACGCGGCTGTGTGCGGCGTTTGGCGTGGACCCGGTCTTGCTGCCGTCATGGGTTGGGATTCGTCACGGCGGTAAATACTCGAACTACTCGGAAGCGAAGCGCCATCTTTGGGACGAAACCATCATTCCGGCGCTTCGGAGGATTGAATCAAAAATTACCTCTCAGTTGCTCGCTAACGAGGGCTTGATCGCCCGGTTCGATCTGTCTGGCGTGCATGCATTGCAGGAGGACGTGAATGAGAAATACAACCGGGTGATCGCTGCCTATAATGGAGGTCTGATTCGTCTCAATGAGGGCCGGACGGAGATCGGGTTCGACCCCGTAGAGGGTGGCGACAGGTTCGTTTTTGAGATGCAAAGAAGCGCATCACCGGCTCCCGATCCGGCGGACGATAGCGGCGACAACGCGGCTGAAACGGATAATGCCGTGAATGGCTATCCGGACGACCAGGGAGACAACGGGCAGAAGGATTTGTTTCTGAAAACCTTGGCCGCAGATAAGGAGCAATTTGCCGACCGGATTCTCCGCCTGCAGGATCAGGTGATCCCGAAGTTCACGAGGGATTTGCAAGCGTATTTTAAGCGCCAAAAACAGAATGTGCTGTCTATTCTGGACGGGAGTAAAACGATCGACCCGGCGGAATACCAGCGGATCAACCGGGAGATTCTCGGGTTGGCGAATGATTGGTACGACGATCTCGCGGCGCTGACGCTGGAGCAGATCATGAAGATTCTGGTTGCAGGCGGTTCGATTGCCGCCGAACTGGTTGGCCGGGAATTTGACGGGACCAGCCCGGAAGTGGTCGCTTTTTTGGAGAGCTACGTTCCTAAGTTTACGCAAAACGTCAACGCCATCACTCAGGAAGATCTGCAGGCTGTGATGATCAAGGCCCAGCTTGCCGGGTGGGGAATCGCCCGGCTCAAGGATGAAATCCGGACGCTGTTCAACAGCTACACCGATTACCGGGCCGAGATGATCGCCCGATCTGAGTCGGTCCGTTCTTCCAATGCGGGTGCTCACGCGGCGTTCAAGGCAGCCGATGTCACGCGGGTGGAATGGCTTGCGACCGAAGACGACCGCACTTGTCCGTTCTGCATGGAAATGGACGGAAAAGTGGTCGGCATCGACCAGGTTTTCTTCAAGGTTGGGGACAAGCTGACCGTCAAAGACGAAAATGGGCAGCAACAAAGCCTGAAAATCACCTATGAGGACGTGAAATACCCGCCGTTGCATCCGAATTGCCGTTGCACAATACTTCCGGTGGTCGAGTAG
- a CDS encoding site-specific DNA-methyltransferase, with translation MEIKKMHIDKLVPAPYNPRLDLRPGDPEYEKLRRSIEEFGMVEPIVWNQRTGNVVGGHQRLKVLRELGIEEIEVSVVDLDEDREKALNIALNKIEGDWDNFKLKELLEELDHGGIDIELTGFDLEEIEQLITQFHVEEEIRDDNFDPDEAVEEIEEPISQPGDIWRLGAHYVLCGDSTKREDILRLMNGKKAHMVFTDPPYNVNYEGTNGKKIKNDNMGDREFYEFLLAAFRNAYEVTVEGGAIYIAHADSEGINFRTAMVDAGWLLKQCLIWVKNTIVMGRQDYHWKHEPILYGWKPGGSHKWYGGRKQSTVIEYPVGLTISKQGKDHLLTITSGTNSVVLKVPDFEIVYQGTDESSTIWRFEKPAKNADHPTMKPIPLVAKAIQNSSKPGEIVLDMFLGSGSTLIAAEQAGRICFGVEFDPVYCDVIVKRWEAFTGQKAVRLDG, from the coding sequence TTGGAAATTAAGAAAATGCACATCGATAAGCTCGTCCCGGCTCCGTACAATCCGCGACTCGATTTGCGTCCCGGCGATCCGGAGTATGAAAAGCTCCGGCGCTCGATTGAGGAATTTGGCATGGTGGAGCCGATCGTCTGGAATCAAAGGACAGGAAACGTTGTTGGGGGTCACCAGCGGCTGAAAGTCCTTCGCGAGCTTGGCATTGAGGAAATTGAAGTATCGGTCGTTGATCTGGACGAGGACCGGGAGAAAGCACTGAACATCGCGCTCAACAAAATCGAGGGTGATTGGGACAATTTCAAGCTGAAGGAGCTGCTGGAAGAGCTGGACCACGGCGGCATCGACATTGAGCTGACCGGTTTTGATCTGGAGGAAATCGAGCAGCTTATAACGCAATTCCACGTGGAGGAGGAAATCCGGGATGACAATTTTGACCCAGATGAAGCCGTGGAGGAAATCGAGGAGCCGATCTCCCAGCCCGGTGATATCTGGCGCTTGGGTGCCCATTATGTTCTCTGCGGGGACTCCACGAAGCGCGAGGATATTCTCCGGCTGATGAATGGCAAAAAGGCGCACATGGTGTTCACGGACCCGCCGTATAACGTGAATTACGAAGGGACCAACGGGAAGAAAATCAAAAACGACAACATGGGCGACCGGGAGTTCTACGAGTTCCTTCTTGCAGCGTTCCGGAATGCGTATGAGGTGACTGTTGAGGGCGGCGCGATCTATATCGCGCATGCCGATTCGGAAGGAATCAATTTCCGTACAGCTATGGTGGATGCAGGATGGCTGTTGAAACAGTGCCTGATCTGGGTGAAAAACACCATAGTCATGGGGCGGCAGGATTACCACTGGAAGCACGAACCGATACTGTACGGTTGGAAGCCGGGCGGCAGCCATAAGTGGTACGGCGGGAGAAAGCAGTCGACCGTGATTGAGTATCCGGTCGGCCTGACGATCTCGAAGCAAGGCAAGGATCACCTTCTCACGATCACGTCAGGGACCAATTCCGTGGTGCTGAAGGTTCCCGATTTTGAGATTGTCTATCAGGGGACGGATGAAAGCAGCACCATCTGGCGCTTTGAAAAGCCAGCGAAAAATGCGGACCATCCGACCATGAAGCCGATCCCATTGGTCGCAAAAGCCATCCAGAATTCATCGAAGCCCGGCGAGATTGTGTTGGATATGTTCCTTGGATCCGGCTCTACTCTGATTGCTGCAGAGCAAGCGGGCCGGATTTGTTTTGGGGTGGAGTTTGATCCGGTGTACTGCGATGTAATCGTTAAGCGCTGGGAAGCATTCACGGGCCAGAAGGCGGTGAGGCTGGATGGATAA
- a CDS encoding type II toxin-antitoxin system HicA family toxin, whose translation MTRIIYACYNHIRKGVPGLGKQVTVREVLKKLKEEGFIKSPTHKGRGSHQRYIHKDDPTRFADISFHSSGQVIPKGTLKSIERTSGVKF comes from the coding sequence TTGACACGCATTATTTATGCGTGTTACAATCATATCAGAAAGGGGGTACCGGGATTGGGGAAACAGGTTACCGTAAGGGAAGTCCTTAAAAAATTAAAAGAGGAGGGATTCATCAAGTCCCCTACCCACAAGGGCCGCGGCAGTCACCAACGCTACATACATAAAGATGACCCAACCAGATTCGCTGATATAAGTTTTCACAGCAGCGGCCAAGTGATTCCCAAAGGCACCTTGAAAAGCATTGAACGGACATCCGGAGTGAAATTCTAA
- a CDS encoding type II toxin-antitoxin system HicB family antitoxin: MPYKNHFIYPVVVEKAEDGGIGMYFPDFPGTAILAKDLIDGIKRAKEMLADLILEQEEQGIELPDPSTPDQIELLDPSDRIVMIEVYMPPYRDEDANRAVTKNCTLPKWLRDAAEEAGINFSQVLQYALKEQLGLIDKRS, translated from the coding sequence ATGCCTTACAAAAACCACTTCATCTACCCGGTCGTGGTTGAAAAAGCAGAAGACGGCGGGATCGGCATGTATTTCCCCGATTTTCCCGGAACGGCCATCCTCGCGAAAGATTTGATCGATGGGATCAAGCGCGCCAAGGAAATGCTGGCCGACCTCATATTGGAACAGGAAGAACAGGGGATTGAGTTACCGGATCCATCCACCCCTGATCAGATCGAGTTGCTCGATCCCAGTGATCGGATCGTGATGATCGAAGTCTATATGCCGCCCTACCGCGATGAGGACGCGAACAGAGCGGTCACCAAAAACTGCACGTTGCCAAAATGGCTGCGTGATGCGGCTGAGGAGGCCGGTATCAACTTCTCGCAAGTCCTCCAGTACGCGCTCAAAGAACAGCTTGGCCTGATTGACAAGCGTTCCTGA